One Felis catus isolate Fca126 chromosome D3, F.catus_Fca126_mat1.0, whole genome shotgun sequence DNA segment encodes these proteins:
- the UPB1 gene encoding beta-ureidopropionase isoform X1 yields the protein MEGPEWESLEQCLEKHLPPADLREVKRILYGKETRKLDLPGRAFEAASEGDFELQGYAFEAAKEQLRPPRTMRVGLVQNRTPLPADAPVAKQVTALHRRIEAIAEVAAMCGVNIICFQEAWTMPFAFCTREKLPWTEFAESAEDGPTTRFCQKLAKKHDMVVVSPILERDREHGDILWNTAVVISNSGAVLGKTRKNHIPRVGDFNESTYYMEGNLGHPVFQTQFGRIAVNICYGRHHPLNWLMYSINGAEIIFNPSATIGALSESLWPIEARNAAIANHCFTCAINRVGQEHFPNEFTSGDGKKAHQDFGYFYGSSYVAGPDSSRTPGLSRNRDGLLVAELDLNLCRQVNDIWNFKMTGRYEMYARELAEAIKPNYSPNIVKE from the exons GAAGCTCGATCTGCCCGGCAGGGCTTTTGAAGCCGCCTCTGAAGGGGACTTTGAGCTGCAAGGATATGCCTTTGAGGCAGCAAAGGAGCAACTGAGGCCACCTCGGACCATGCGTGTGGGACTTGTTCAGAACAGAACTCCCCTACCTGCCGATGCCCCTGTGGCAAAACAG GTCACTGCCCTTCACAGACGCATAGAAGCCATCGCAGAGGTGGCTGCAATGTGTGGAGTGAACATCATCTGTTTCCAGGAAGCATGGA CTATGCCCTTTGCTTTCTGTACGAGAGAGAAGCTCCCTTGGACGGAATTTGCTGAGTCAGCAGAGGATGGACCCACCACCAGATTCTGTCAGAAG CTGGCAAAGAAGCATGACATGGTGGTGGTATCCCCCATCCTGGAACGAGACAGAGAGCATGGGGACATTTTGTGGAACACAGCTGTGGTGATCTCCAATTCTGGAGCTGTCCTGGGAAAGACCAGGAAAAATCACATCCCCAGAGTGGGTGACTTCAATGAG TCAACTTACTACATGGAGGGAAACCTCGGACACCCCGTGTTCCAGACTCAGTTCGGGAGGATTGCGGTGAACATTTGCTATGGGCGGCACCACCCTCTCAACTGGCTCATGTACAGCATCAACGGGGCTGAGATCATCTTCAACCCCTCAGCCACCATCGGAGCACTCAG TGAGTCTCTGTGGCCAATTGAGGCCAGAAACGCAGCCATTGCAAATCACTGCTTCACCTGTGCTATCAACCGCGTGGGCCAG GAGCACTTCCCGAATGAGTTTACCTCTGGAGATGGGAAGAAAG CTCACCAGGACTTCGGCTACTTTTATGGCTCGAGCTACGTGGCAGGCCCGGACAGCAGCCGCACCCCTGGTCTCTCCCGCAATCGGGACGGGCTGCTGGTTGCCGAGCTTGACCTGAACCTCTGCCGGCAGGTGAATGACATCTGGAACTTCAAG ATGACGGGCAGATATGAGATGTACGCTCGGGAACTTGCCGAAGCCATCAAACCCAACTACAGCCCCAATATTGTGAAAGAGTAG
- the UPB1 gene encoding beta-ureidopropionase isoform X3: MRVGLVQNRTPLPADAPVAKQVTALHRRIEAIAEVAAMCGVNIICFQEAWTMPFAFCTREKLPWTEFAESAEDGPTTRFCQKLAKKHDMVVVSPILERDREHGDILWNTAVVISNSGAVLGKTRKNHIPRVGDFNESTYYMEGNLGHPVFQTQFGRIAVNICYGRHHPLNWLMYSINGAEIIFNPSATIGALSESLWPIEARNAAIANHCFTCAINRVGQEHFPNEFTSGDGKKAHQDFGYFYGSSYVAGPDSSRTPGLSRNRDGLLVAELDLNLCRQVNDIWNFKMTGRYEMYARELAEAIKPNYSPNIVKE, from the exons ATGCGTGTGGGACTTGTTCAGAACAGAACTCCCCTACCTGCCGATGCCCCTGTGGCAAAACAG GTCACTGCCCTTCACAGACGCATAGAAGCCATCGCAGAGGTGGCTGCAATGTGTGGAGTGAACATCATCTGTTTCCAGGAAGCATGGA CTATGCCCTTTGCTTTCTGTACGAGAGAGAAGCTCCCTTGGACGGAATTTGCTGAGTCAGCAGAGGATGGACCCACCACCAGATTCTGTCAGAAG CTGGCAAAGAAGCATGACATGGTGGTGGTATCCCCCATCCTGGAACGAGACAGAGAGCATGGGGACATTTTGTGGAACACAGCTGTGGTGATCTCCAATTCTGGAGCTGTCCTGGGAAAGACCAGGAAAAATCACATCCCCAGAGTGGGTGACTTCAATGAG TCAACTTACTACATGGAGGGAAACCTCGGACACCCCGTGTTCCAGACTCAGTTCGGGAGGATTGCGGTGAACATTTGCTATGGGCGGCACCACCCTCTCAACTGGCTCATGTACAGCATCAACGGGGCTGAGATCATCTTCAACCCCTCAGCCACCATCGGAGCACTCAG TGAGTCTCTGTGGCCAATTGAGGCCAGAAACGCAGCCATTGCAAATCACTGCTTCACCTGTGCTATCAACCGCGTGGGCCAG GAGCACTTCCCGAATGAGTTTACCTCTGGAGATGGGAAGAAAG CTCACCAGGACTTCGGCTACTTTTATGGCTCGAGCTACGTGGCAGGCCCGGACAGCAGCCGCACCCCTGGTCTCTCCCGCAATCGGGACGGGCTGCTGGTTGCCGAGCTTGACCTGAACCTCTGCCGGCAGGTGAATGACATCTGGAACTTCAAG ATGACGGGCAGATATGAGATGTACGCTCGGGAACTTGCCGAAGCCATCAAACCCAACTACAGCCCCAATATTGTGAAAGAGTAG
- the UPB1 gene encoding beta-ureidopropionase isoform X2, translated as MGVAGAVLGEAPATRRLEGGETHSLWQGNQVTALHRRIEAIAEVAAMCGVNIICFQEAWTMPFAFCTREKLPWTEFAESAEDGPTTRFCQKLAKKHDMVVVSPILERDREHGDILWNTAVVISNSGAVLGKTRKNHIPRVGDFNESTYYMEGNLGHPVFQTQFGRIAVNICYGRHHPLNWLMYSINGAEIIFNPSATIGALSESLWPIEARNAAIANHCFTCAINRVGQEHFPNEFTSGDGKKAHQDFGYFYGSSYVAGPDSSRTPGLSRNRDGLLVAELDLNLCRQVNDIWNFKMTGRYEMYARELAEAIKPNYSPNIVKE; from the exons GTCACTGCCCTTCACAGACGCATAGAAGCCATCGCAGAGGTGGCTGCAATGTGTGGAGTGAACATCATCTGTTTCCAGGAAGCATGGA CTATGCCCTTTGCTTTCTGTACGAGAGAGAAGCTCCCTTGGACGGAATTTGCTGAGTCAGCAGAGGATGGACCCACCACCAGATTCTGTCAGAAG CTGGCAAAGAAGCATGACATGGTGGTGGTATCCCCCATCCTGGAACGAGACAGAGAGCATGGGGACATTTTGTGGAACACAGCTGTGGTGATCTCCAATTCTGGAGCTGTCCTGGGAAAGACCAGGAAAAATCACATCCCCAGAGTGGGTGACTTCAATGAG TCAACTTACTACATGGAGGGAAACCTCGGACACCCCGTGTTCCAGACTCAGTTCGGGAGGATTGCGGTGAACATTTGCTATGGGCGGCACCACCCTCTCAACTGGCTCATGTACAGCATCAACGGGGCTGAGATCATCTTCAACCCCTCAGCCACCATCGGAGCACTCAG TGAGTCTCTGTGGCCAATTGAGGCCAGAAACGCAGCCATTGCAAATCACTGCTTCACCTGTGCTATCAACCGCGTGGGCCAG GAGCACTTCCCGAATGAGTTTACCTCTGGAGATGGGAAGAAAG CTCACCAGGACTTCGGCTACTTTTATGGCTCGAGCTACGTGGCAGGCCCGGACAGCAGCCGCACCCCTGGTCTCTCCCGCAATCGGGACGGGCTGCTGGTTGCCGAGCTTGACCTGAACCTCTGCCGGCAGGTGAATGACATCTGGAACTTCAAG ATGACGGGCAGATATGAGATGTACGCTCGGGAACTTGCCGAAGCCATCAAACCCAACTACAGCCCCAATATTGTGAAAGAGTAG